In Nocardioides bizhenqiangii, the DNA window CGAGGAGCCGGCTCCGACCGGGCTCGCCAACGTGCTGTCGAAGATCGGGCTCTACCCGACCGGCGGTCACCTGGTGAAGCGGGTCATCGGCACCGAGGGCGACGTCATCGAGTGCTGCGACGACGAGGGACGGATCCTGGTCAACGGCGAGCCGGTCGACGAGTCGATCTACATCGCCAAGCGGAGGCAGTGCGCCGGCCAGGGCACCGGGTTCGGCTGTGAGTGGAAGACCGAGCCGGTGCCGGAGGGCAAGCTCTTCGTCCTCGGCGACAACCGTGGCTCGTCCTCGGACTCCCGGGCGCACATGTGCCAGGAGGGCGTCGAGAACTGCACGAAGAGCCCGTGGGTCGACACCGACCTCGTCGTGGGCAAGGTCTTCTCGTTGGTCTGGCCGCAGGACCGGTGGGACTGGATCAGCAACCCGGGCGTGTTCGACGACGTGCCCGATGACCCGCCCGCTCAGGACTAACCTAGAGAGACCATGTCGACGCTGCCGCGAGGACTGACGGTACGACGCGACGCCGGCCTCTACGGCTACGAGCGCGTCCTGCGCCGCCATGGGATCGAGCCGATCGCCGGCGTCGACGAGGCGGGACGCGGAGCTTGCGCCGGTCCGCTGGTCGCCGGCGCCGCGATCCTGCCGGCAGGTAAGGCCGGGATCGTGCCCGAGCTCGCGGACTCCAAGCTGCTCACCGCCAAGGCCCGCGAGCGCTGCTACGAGCAGGTGGTGCGGCGTGCCGTCGCCTGGTCGGTCGTGGTGATGTCCCACGAGGAGTGCGACCGGATGGGCATGCACGTCGCCAACGTCGAGGCGCTGCGGCGCGCGGTGGCCAAGCTCGACGTCGCGCCGTCGTACGTCCTCACCGACGGGTTCCCTGTCGACGGCCTCGGTGCACCCGGGCTCGCGGTCTGGAAGGGCGACCGGGTCGCCGCCTGCGTCGCTGCGGCGTCCGTGATCGCGAAGGTGACCCGCGACCGGCTGATGGACGAGCTCGACGGGCAGTGGCCGGCGTACGACTTCAAGACCCACAAGGGCTACATCACGCCCACCCACTCCGCGGCACTGGCCGAGCACGGGCCGTGCCCGGTCCACCGGATGCGGTTCGTCAACGTCCGTCGTGCGGCTGGTCTCGAGGATGCTGCCGGCATGGAGGAGGCCGCTGTCGTCGAGCCGGCCGGTTTGTAGCGAGGTCCGTCGGGTGCCCATACGCGGAGTCGTGTGGACCATCGAGCGGGGCAGCTCGGTGGACCAGCAGGCGGTGGTGGCGAGGCGCTACGACTGAGATGTGTCGCACCGGGCTAGAGTCGGCCAGGTGAGTGCCGAGGAGCTCGAGAAGTACGAGACCGAGCAGGAGCTGACGCTCTACCGCGAGTACCGCGACGTCGTGAAGATCTTCAAGTACGTCGTGGAGACCGACCGTCGGTTCTACCTCTG includes these proteins:
- the lepB gene encoding signal peptidase I; translation: MTTDAPGDPEAIHEAPEADSADGRDDGAPDAAADGDEAAAPVTKARDDAKERKHLPVWQESVLLLGIALVLAVVIKTFFVQAFYIPSESMEPGLIRNDRILVQKVSYWFGGDPARGDVVVFEDPGGWLTGEEPAPTGLANVLSKIGLYPTGGHLVKRVIGTEGDVIECCDDEGRILVNGEPVDESIYIAKRRQCAGQGTGFGCEWKTEPVPEGKLFVLGDNRGSSSDSRAHMCQEGVENCTKSPWVDTDLVVGKVFSLVWPQDRWDWISNPGVFDDVPDDPPAQD
- a CDS encoding ribonuclease HII, with translation MSTLPRGLTVRRDAGLYGYERVLRRHGIEPIAGVDEAGRGACAGPLVAGAAILPAGKAGIVPELADSKLLTAKARERCYEQVVRRAVAWSVVVMSHEECDRMGMHVANVEALRRAVAKLDVAPSYVLTDGFPVDGLGAPGLAVWKGDRVAACVAAASVIAKVTRDRLMDELDGQWPAYDFKTHKGYITPTHSAALAEHGPCPVHRMRFVNVRRAAGLEDAAGMEEAAVVEPAGL